Genomic window (Rosa chinensis cultivar Old Blush chromosome 6, RchiOBHm-V2, whole genome shotgun sequence):
CATGTACAATGGTTATTAGACCTATAGCAACAGTAGGTCCAGGCAGGCTTAGAACACTAATAATTGAGCAGGTTCGGCCACACGTTGAGTGTCTCCATTTTAGTTTCTCTATAATGAAAACGGTTGAGCTTTAGTGAAGCTTTCAGCCAGCTATAGATCCAATTTTGACCACAGATTGGACAAGAAACAGTTTGCAGAGCTATGGTAGTTCTGTTCCTTCCATTTTAAGCAAAGGACCACAAAGATGCAGACACTTACTCGTATGCATGTTCAATTTCTTGTTTTCCTGTAGAAACTGGCTGGTAATCTTTGAACCACTCACACACATTAAGTGGCACCTACACAATGAATCATCAAGTATCAACAACCCATACAAATGTGAGCTTGCTGCTAACGAATAACTGCATACTGATCTACTGACTCTTACCTTTAGAACCTTCTTCTCGAATATATCGAACTTGTTTAGAAATAGCATGAAGGACGTTTTCTGCATCCAAAagcaaaaatgaaaacaaagcaTTCAATGTAAAAAAGCCAAACTTTTAGAGAAAGGAATTTCCAGTCGCACAtgcgacacacacacacacacacacagaggacAACTTGGAAGAAAAGAAACCTCAAAACAAGGTTGCTTCAGGACCCAGTCAAAAAGTTCCTTTGTTTCCATCATTCGATTCTTGCTTTCATCTTCAAAGAGTGTTTGATCATAACTGTAACACAATTTTCAAAACAGGACTAATTTAGCTTGACAGTGGTATTTGACATGCTTATGCTGACATACTACATGCAAGAAAATAGGGGTGGCAATTGCATACTCAAGACCGAAAACTGTTTCATACGTCCCTTTTACTTTCCCTACTGCAATTAATGGAATAgtgtacataaaacaactttcAGTGACAGCAATGGAAGTTAACATGAATTAATTTCCTTATTGAGTTATTTTCATGTTAACAAGGATCTTGGGGACTTTCTTAAGAGGTACTTTCCTGCTTTGACCCattaacaaagaaaacaaaatggcAACCACAAGCAAGATATGGGCATATTGCTCTGAAAGAATGGCTGCTGATGATTAGTCAAGAACCGGGATCAATTGCTACGATCATGCATGCGTATGAGGATGTAATAGTAATGTGAAAGCAAGGAGGATCTTACTCGCTAACAGCAGCACAAAATATAACAGCTGTAACACCTTCAAAAAGATGGATCCATTTCCTCCTCTCGTTTCTCTGGCCTCCAACATCAAAGAGTCTATATACTTCACCACTTTTCTTGTTTTCGCCAACAGGGCTGCCAATCAAAATTATCGCTGAGTTGTCTGATTGTACTTTGAACCATATAAATGAGTTGCAGTATCATAAGAATATTTCTGAAAGAAATTCATCGTGAACTAAACTATATCCTTAGAGCATCCTCAAGTTGCTTTCATCCTTTGTATTTTTGAATAATGGCTGATTAAGGACGAATGGATGGCATGATTAAACACATAGAAATAAGAAATAATTACCTGAACTGGATCTCTACAACACCAGTTGTACGAACTCTTGCATAAAGAACATCTTCCTGCAATATCAAACATGCCAACTTTCTGAGAGAACAGTTGTACCTTTTCCACAGTGTAAACAGTAACCAACAGATATATCAACTCCTGCACCTTCTTCAGTTCAAGAAACAATCAGTTACTAGAGTGAACTGTACATACCTTGGTTGGAATGTAATTTGTGTCAGCTAATCTTTGTAGATTTTCCATGAAATAGTTGGCACAATCAGGAACTTGGAGCTCATTACCACGAGTATATGTTTCCTACAATTGCATGAATGGGATACTTCACTTAAAGCATTGGACAGAAGACCGAAGCTGTGCTAAGCACAATTGTTTAAGCACTAGGAATGATGTCAAACAATTGGAATATATCAGGTACAAGAAGTTACAGCTACCTGAATTGCTGCATCTTTCCAAAGAGTCTCTATCTCCTGTGCAAGCTCTTTAGTTAGACGTGGATAATCCAATCTGCCCCCTATTTTTGATAGTTTCTCTCCAATTTCCTGATAAAAGGAACCAAACTTTTTACTTAGCAAACAAGCACTTCTCTTCAAACACGGTATGAGCAAGCAGGAATCTTAAAAGGACAAAATTCATAAATTGGCTGTAAGGATAAATCATATGTTAAAAACAGTGAAACTTTCACCATTTGTACagtaaataaaaagataaaaccTGATAAGGCAGTTTAGTAAACTATGAAATGATGAGATCAAACCTGATTTTCACTAGATATTTCATATGTTTCACTGTCATTCTGAGCGAGCTCCTTTGACCCATCATACAATATCTGTTCAACCACATCATGCATACATTAAATACAGGACTAACATTCATCTTCTTTTGCACCAAAGAAGAGTGCTTGCAGGAAAACAATGCTTTCTGCTATAAAGAGCTCACACTAATATTCTTTGTATTATGCAGAAAGGGAAATAACCAACACACCCTTTCAAGTATTGCGTACTTTTATGGTCTGATACACATTGGCATGTATGACTGATATGTAGCTCTTGAGTTCTGCATCATCGAAGCCGGTTTGAAACAAAAGCTTTATCTGCAAATAAACCATAtttaatatttttgttttagtaaacaaaatttataaaatcTTAAACCGAGAAACATATACAATATCTTAC
Coding sequences:
- the LOC112170155 gene encoding guanine nucleotide-binding protein alpha-1 subunit isoform X1, which codes for MLSIVLENMGSLCSKNQHYNEADNEENAQTAEIERRIEQETKAEKHIQKLLLLGAGESGKSTIFKQIKLLFQTGFDDAELKSYISVIHANVYQTIKILYDGSKELAQNDSETYEISSENQEIGEKLSKIGGRLDYPRLTKELAQEIETLWKDAAIQETYTRGNELQVPDCANYFMENLQRLADTNYIPTKEDVLYARVRTTGVVEIQFSPVGENKKSGEVYRLFDVGGQRNERRKWIHLFEGVTAVIFCAAVSDYDQTLFEDESKNRMMETKELFDWVLKQPCFEKTSFMLFLNKFDIFEKKVLKVPLNVCEWFKDYQPVSTGKQEIEHAYEFVKKKFEELYFQSTTPDRVDRVFKIYRTTALDQKLVKKTFKLVDETLRRRNLFEAGLL
- the LOC112170155 gene encoding guanine nucleotide-binding protein alpha-1 subunit isoform X2 is translated as MGSLCSKNQHYNEADNEENAQTAEIERRIEQETKAEKHIQKLLLLGAGESGKSTIFKQIKLLFQTGFDDAELKSYISVIHANVYQTIKILYDGSKELAQNDSETYEISSENQEIGEKLSKIGGRLDYPRLTKELAQEIETLWKDAAIQETYTRGNELQVPDCANYFMENLQRLADTNYIPTKEDVLYARVRTTGVVEIQFSPVGENKKSGEVYRLFDVGGQRNERRKWIHLFEGVTAVIFCAAVSDYDQTLFEDESKNRMMETKELFDWVLKQPCFEKTSFMLFLNKFDIFEKKVLKVPLNVCEWFKDYQPVSTGKQEIEHAYEFVKKKFEELYFQSTTPDRVDRVFKIYRTTALDQKLVKKTFKLVDETLRRRNLFEAGLL